Genomic segment of Bacteroides stercoris ATCC 43183:
AGTCAGGATGTCGCGGGTGTCCATATCACCGTCTTTCTTATCTTTCAGATAGTTGCGGATTTCGGTGTACTTTTCGTTGATAACTTGGTCCTCACTGTTGTTAAAGAGTTGGTTGAAACCGTTGATGAAGTGCAGGAAACGGATTACCTCTTCATCGCCTACGGCAATGTTGCCGGAAGTCTCATAGGCCACATGTACGTCATGTTTCTGTTCTACCAGTCGGCGGATAGTACCTCCCATGGATATGACATCATCGTCCGGATGCGGAGAGAATACAATGACACGTTTTGGATACGGTTTCGCACGTTCGGGGCGATAAGTGTCGTCTGCATTCGGCTTGCCGCCCGGCCAACCAGTGATGGTGTGTTGCAGATCGTTGAAAATCTTGATGTTTACATTATAGGCAGAACCGTAGAGGGCAAGCAACTCACTCAGACCGTTTTCGTTATAATCTTTGTTAGTCAGTTTCAGAATCGGCTTTCCGGTCAGTTGGCATAGCCAGACGATGGCGCTGCGAATCAGTTTGTCGTTCCATTCGCAGGAAGTCACCAGCCAGGGACGTTGGATACGTGTCAGATTGGCGGCTGCCGAAAGGTCGATGGCGATATGGGCATTGTTATGGGTTTGAAGATAAGAGGCAGGAATTGTATCCGTTACGTTACCTTCCACACATTCTTTTACCATTTTGGCTTTTTCCTCACCCCATGCCAGCAGATATACTTTCTTGGCGGAGAGAATCGTGGCTACACCCATTGTTATGGAACTTACCGGTGTGCTTTCAATGCTTCCAAACATTTTGGATGCTTCGTTGCGTGAGTCACTGTCCAGCAAAATCAATCGGGTGGTGGAGTTCAGGCGTGAACCCGGTTCGTTGAAACCTATATTACCGACACGTCCGATACCTAATACAGCTATATCAATGCCGCCGAAACTTTCGATACGTTGCTCGTACAAACGGCAATATTCGAAAATAGTATCTTTGGCGATAGTACCGCTGGGACTGAATACGTTCTGCATGTCAATGTCTACGTGGTCGAGCAGCATTTCCTTTAAAGAATTGAGGTTGCTGTTCAC
This window contains:
- a CDS encoding glucosamine-6-phosphate deaminase, translated to MKTNLSSQITLNRVSPRYYRPENAFERSVLTRLEKIPTDIYESPEEGANQIALDIAQMIRDKQKAGRFCVLALAGGNSPRNVYSALVRMHKEEGLSFRNVVVFNLYEYYPLASDAVNSNLNSLKEMLLDHVDIDMQNVFSPSGTIAKDTIFEYCRLYEQRIESFGGIDIAVLGIGRVGNIGFNEPGSRLNSTTRLILLDSDSRNEASKMFGSIESTPVSSITMGVATILSAKKVYLLAWGEEKAKMVKECVEGNVTDTIPASYLQTHNNAHIAIDLSAAANLTRIQRPWLVTSCEWNDKLIRSAIVWLCQLTGKPILKLTNKDYNENGLSELLALYGSAYNVNIKIFNDLQHTITGWPGGKPNADDTYRPERAKPYPKRVIVFSPHPDDDVISMGGTIRRLVEQKHDVHVAYETSGNIAVGDEEVIRFLHFINGFNQLFNNSEDQVINEKYTEIRNYLKDKKDGDMDTRDILTIKGLIRRGEARTACTYNNIPLDHCHFLDLPFYETGKIQKNPISEADVEIVRNLLREVKPHQIFVAGDLADPHGTHRVCTDAVFAAIDLEKEEGAKWLKDCRIWMYRGAWAEWEIENIEMAVPISPEELRAKRNSILKHQSQMESAPFLGNDERLFWQRSEDRNRGTAALYDSLGLASYEAMEAFVEYIPL